The DNA region TTCGGCCGAGCTGTCCAGGAAGGTGGGATACAGCTTCTTCATCCCTACCGGCGAGCAGCCTCCGCGCACGTAACCGGTCCGCTGCTGCAGGTCCTTTAGCGGCAGCATCTCCACTTTTTTGACCCCGGCGGCTTTGGCCGCCTTTTTTAAATCGAGCTCCGCGGCGACCGGGACGATGAACACAAAAATCGCCGTCCCTTGATGGGCGACCAGCGTTTTATAGACCTTCTCCGGCGGCTTGCCGATTTTGTCCGCGACTGCGGTCCCGTGAATCTGTCCGTCTTCCGGGTCGTACGCGTAAACTTTGTATGGCGTTTTGGATTTATCGAGCAATCGCAAGGCGTTCGTTTTGACGTCTGCCATACTTTTGCCACTCCTTTTTCTCGTTTTCTGTCTCAACTATATATCCTATCACCCTTAGACGCCGATAAACAGGTAACGATCGATTATAGTAGAAGGCTCTGTTAAATTTAAACGTTGGACTTTCCAATTTTAGTTAGAATATAGCTTTAATAGTTCTTGTACTGGAAAACTATTTGTTTTGTTCACCTCAACAAAATATGCTAACTGCCATTTTTGTGTTTCGATAGCTTGTTTGCTAGTGGGATTTTCCCATCTAGGGTATACTCTAATAGCCATTTTTCCTTTTGTAGTGGCTGTTTTAAGGATATTTTGTTTTACAAGAACTTCTTTTGGAAAAACGAATTGTCCAAATTTATTATTACTAGTAAAAGTATTGATAACCAATAAATCAGTAGCCTTTTCATATGAAAAGGCTTGGTTTTTATGATCTCCATCTTTTTCCCAAAAAGCAACAAACTGCCCTATCTTGTTAGGTGTTATTTTTGCGACTCTAAATCTAACCGATTTTGAATTTAGTTGAAACATACCAGCCCCATAATCTGAATTTTGAGCTTCTTCTCGAATAGCACTTATAGTTAAGTGATTTGGTTCATAAAAAATTTTATTTACATATGTTAACTCCTTATAAAATTCATTCACTGCTTTGTACTCCTTATTTTCTATACTACGTAATCCAATGCCTTCTTGAATAGAATGGGCTAATCATAAAATACCGTCAAAATTTTCTTGTTTTATCACGTTTCTGAACTAGCTATCCTGCTTCGTTTGGTAAAGCGAGAGTGACGAGCTTCTACGATCAGACAGAGGTGGTGTTTCATTGTTATAGACCATCAGCCCGACCTAACTCAACTGCCTAACGAATTAAAGTATTCTTTTCTTGGGGTGGGAGGCAGATCAACACTTACTGTCCGGGCGCTTTGCACGATTATCCCGTTTGATCAGGTAGCAGAGAAACAGGCAAGCTCGGGAAAAGGGAATATTTGGTAGAGAAGCGGATAGGTTTGAGATAATTTAGACGGGCTTAGGAAAAGTAATCAGGTTTAGGGGAGGTGAAACAGACCGGACAAGAGATCAAGACAGAAGATCAAGGACAAGACGCGAGGGAAACGAAAAGACCGTGATTATGCTGTAGCCTGAACCCTTCCGTCTGCAGCAACGCCGACACAGTTCATACTAACCCCTACCCATTAAGTTGATCCGCATCAAGTAACCCCCACCGTTCAAACATCACGATCAGGCCGCAGCCGCAAGGGGCTGGTTCGGTTGGCGTGCGATCAGCCGGCGGTAAGGGATCGCGGGAATCGCCACACACATGCGCAGTAACTTCTGCCGCATCGTTTCTTCCGCTCCCGGCAGTCCTCCTTGCAGGCGCAGCCGGCGGCGTCCGGTGTATTCGTTTAGGTACGCCTGCAGATGTTTCAGTCCCAAGGCTCCATACGTACTCTTCAGCGATTCCCACGCCTCTCTCACCACTTTCCGCAAGGGTGCATACAGCCGAAAGGCCAAGGGGAACAACTGTACCGCCGCTGTACGGGTATCCACATGTTCGTTGATGAAAGCGGCGAGTTCGTGACGGTTTGCCCTTTTTTCGCCTCCCCGCTTATTTGGCACCAGGCGGATTTTGACCTGTTCCAGCTCGCCCGACTCCGTGACCGTGCATCCCGCTACGACCGCCGAGGCGTACGGATGCGAAAGCTGACACCGGGACGGATTACGCCCATACTGATCGCTGTTTACCTTCACGTCTCCGGAGAGCAGCTCCCGGGCATCGAACTCCCCCACGGCATGGCGTATTT from Paenibacillus macerans includes:
- the ybaK gene encoding Cys-tRNA(Pro) deacylase, giving the protein MADVKTNALRLLDKSKTPYKVYAYDPEDGQIHGTAVADKIGKPPEKVYKTLVAHQGTAIFVFIVPVAAELDLKKAAKAAGVKKVEMLPLKDLQQRTGYVRGGCSPVGMKKLYPTFLDSSAESLDTMLVSAGKIGLQMELDPHSLAEQVNGRFVPLVREEEEVS
- a CDS encoding MepB family protein, with product MNEFYKELTYVNKIFYEPNHLTISAIREEAQNSDYGAGMFQLNSKSVRFRVAKITPNKIGQFVAFWEKDGDHKNQAFSYEKATDLLVINTFTSNNKFGQFVFPKEVLVKQNILKTATTKGKMAIRVYPRWENPTSKQAIETQKWQLAYFVEVNKTNSFPVQELLKLYSN
- a CDS encoding transposase yields the protein MEINTGTELQPFSSRYQSEQACMEALIAMKWPNGFVCPRCAHTRCSRLTSRHIPLFECGKCKHQTSPLVGTIFEGTHLPLVKWFQALELFLLEGGISAMRLRQVIRVAYKTAWSMLHKIRHAVGEFDARELLSGDVKVNSDQYGRNPSRCQLSHPYASAVVAGCTVTESGELEQVKIRLVPNKRGGEKRANRHELAAFINEHVDTRTAAVQLFPLAFRLYAPLRKVVREAWESLKSTYGALGLKHLQAYLNEYTGRRRLRLQGGLPGAEETMRQKLLRMCVAIPAIPYRRLIARQPNQPLAAAA